A part of Biomphalaria glabrata chromosome 3, xgBioGlab47.1, whole genome shotgun sequence genomic DNA contains:
- the LOC106062616 gene encoding tetratricopeptide repeat protein 9C-like — translation MAENTGFVISDTEKLLKAREYKDRGNEDYKKGNFRKAAGSYHRALLYLKGLSSNCPDLLSSLSGLPKNKGKSPMTQDLMDDARSLTCDCHNNLAACMLKASAPKYERIIEHCNFALDASPNNIKALYRKGTSLYAIGDYDGALSAFQMAKPDANIRKYMDLCKVELKKQDRAMADNFRGMFDIL, via the exons ATGGCAGAAAATACTGGTTTCGTAATTAGTGACACTGAAAAATTACTTAAAGCTAGGGaatacaaagatagaggcaaTGAAGACTACAAGAAAGGAAACTTTCGCAAAGCAGCTGGGAGCTACCATAGAGCTTTACTATACCTAAAAGGACTGAGCTCAAATTGTCCAGATTTACTGTCCAGTTTGAGCGGACTTCCAAAAAATAAGGGCAAGTCCCCAATGACACAGGACTTGATGGATGATGCAAGATCATTAACTTGTGATTGTCACAATAACTTAGCTG catgCATGTTAAAAGCTTCAGCACCCAAATATGAAAGAATTATTGAACACTGTAATTTTGCATTAGATGCTTCACCCAACAATATTAAAGCTCTCTATAGGAAAGGTACATCACTGTATGCCATAGGAGATTACGATGGAGCTCTTTCGGCATTTCAAATGGCAAAACCTG aTGCTAATATTAGGAAGTACATGGATTTGTGTAAAGTGGAACTCAAAAAGCAAGACAGAGCCATGGCAGACAATTTTCGAGGAATGTTTGACATTCTTTGA